The following coding sequences are from one Canis lupus dingo isolate Sandy chromosome 21, ASM325472v2, whole genome shotgun sequence window:
- the LOC112667519 gene encoding olfactory receptor 52H1-like, with protein sequence MCINKCIKEMKWGHWQRKGIIKSQFYRCQHPGGRGDSQARCLNATVAVTYHGQSQPILSLMCPQGPKASGSQTEETMYNLSCYNPGSFILVGIPGLEKFHIWIGIPFCVIYVLALVGNCTLLYLIAVEHSLHEPMFFFLAMLATTDLILSTATVPKLLTNLWLHSQEITFSGCLTQMFFLHFSFVVDSAILLAMAFDRYIAICFPLRYTTILTPQVIIKLAASIVVRSFSVILPDVFLLKRLPFCGTRIIPHTYCEHIGVARLASADISINIWYGFSVPLMTVISDVIIIAVSYTFILRAVFQLSSQGARQKALSTCGSHVCVILMFYTPAFFSILAHRFGHSVPRNVLILFANLYVAIPPALNPIVYGVKTKQIQDKFILLFSLKKTQ encoded by the coding sequence ATGTgtattaataaatgtataaaagaaatgaagtggggCCACTGGCAAAGAAAAGGGATAATAAAAAGTCAATTCTATAGGTGTCAACATCCAGGGGGCAGAGGGGACTCTCAGGCAAGATGCCTGAATGCGACAGTTGCAGTCACCTACCATGGTCAGTCCCAGCCCATTCTATCGCTGATGTGTCCTCAGGGCCCCAAAGCCAGTGGATCCCAGACTGAGGAGACCATGTATAATCTGAGCTGTTACAATCCTGGTTCCTTTATCCTTGTGGGGATACCTGGCCTGGAGAAGTTTCACATCTGGATCGGGATTCCCTTTTGTGTCATCTATGTTCTGGCTCTTGTGGGTAACTGCACCCTCCTCTACCTCATTGCAGTGGAGCACAGCCTCCATGAGCCCATGTTTTTCTTCCTAGCTATGCTGGCTACCACGGACCTCATCCTGTCCACTGCCACAGTGCCCAAACTGCTCACTAACCTCTGGCTGCACTCCCAGGAAATAACCTTCTCTGGCTGTCTCACCCAGATGTTTTTCCTCCACTTCAGCTTTGTAGTCGACTCAGCCATCCTGTTGGCCATGGCATTTGATCGCTACATTGCCATCTGCTTCCCCTTGAGGTACACCACCATCCTGACTCCGCAGGTGATCATCAAGCTTGCAGCGAGCATTGTTGTAAGGAGCTTCTCTGTCATCTTGCCAGATGTTTTTCTGCTGAAACGGTTACCCTTCTGTGGGACACGCATCATACCACACACATACTGTGAGCACATAGGTGTTGCTCGGCTTGCCTCTGCTGACATCTCCATCAACATCTGGTATGGCttttctgtgcctcttatgaCTGTCATCTCAGATGTGATCATTATTGCTGTTTCCTATACCTTCATCCTCCGTGCTGTCTTTCAGCTCTCATCTCAGGGTGCCCGCCAGAAGGCCCTCAGCACTTGTGGTTCTCATGTCTGTGTCATCCTCATGTTTTACACACCTGCCTTCTTCTCCATCCTTGCCCATCGCTTTGGGCATAGTGTCCCTCGAAATGTGCTTATCCTGTTTGCCAACCTCTATGTGGCCATCCCCCCTGCTCTCAATCCTATTGTCTATGGAGTGAAGACTAAGCAGATCCAGGACAAATTtattctcctcttctctttgaaGAAGACACAATGA
- the LOC112667521 gene encoding olfactory receptor 52H1-like, translating to MVATFNLSSFNPGPFILLGIPGLEEFHVWIGILFFIIYLVALAGNSILLYLISMERTLHEPMFFFLSMLAATDVILSNTCVPKTFSIFWLGPQEITFPACLTQMFFLHYSFAMDSAILLAMAFDRYVAICFPLRYTNILTRQIITKIVVAIVSRSFCIIFPCVFLLKRLPFCRTLFIPHTYCEHIGIAQLACADISINIWYGLAVPIMTVTSDLILIGISYGLILRAVFNLPSRDARKKALNTCGSHVCVILIFYTPAMFSVLTHRFGHNIPRSFHILTANLYVAIPPALNPIIYGVKTKQIREKIILPFFSKGN from the coding sequence ATGGTGGCCACATTCAACTTGAGCAGCTTCAATCCGGGCCCATTCATCTTACTGGGAATCCCAGGGCTGGAGGAGTTTCATGTCTGGATTGGGATTCTCTTCTTTATTATCTATCTTGTGGCCCTGGCGGGCAACAGCATCCTTCTCTACCTTATTTCCATGGAGCGTACCCTTCATGAGCCcatgttctttttcctctccatGCTGGCTGCTACAGATGTCATCCTGTCTAATACATGTGTACCCAAAACATTCAGCATCTTCTGGCTAGGTCCTCAGGAAATCACTTTTCCTGCATGCCTTACTCAGATGTTCTTTCTCCACTACAGCTTTGCTATGGATTCTGCTATTCTGCTGGCTATGGCATTTGATCGCTATGTTGCTATTTGCTTCCCCCTAAGGTATACGAATATTCTCACCCGTCAGATTATTACTAAGATTGTAGTGGCTATTGTCAGCAGGAGCTTTTGTATCATCTTCCCATGTGTCTTCCTATTAAAGAGACTGCCTTTTTGCCGAACACTCTTCATTCCACACACATACTGTGAGCACATAGGCATAGCCCAACTAGCCTGTGCGGATATCTCCATCAACATCTGGTATGGATTAGCTGTACCTATAATGACTGTCACATCAGACTTGATCCTTATTGGCATCTCCTACGGTCTCATCCTTCGTGCCGTCTTTAACCTTCCATCTCGAGATGCCCGCAAGAAAGCCCTCAACACGTGTGGTTCCCATGTTTGTGTCATTCTTATATTCTATACACCAGCCATGTTCTCTGTCCTCACCCACCGTTTTGGTCACAATATTCCTCGCTCTTTCCACATACTGACTGCCAACCTCTATGTAGCCATCCCTCCTGCACTCAATCCAATCATCTATGGGGTGAAGACCAAGCAGATTCGGGAGAAAATCATCTTACCCTTCTTCTCTAAAGGGAATTAG